Genomic segment of Oncorhynchus nerka isolate Pitt River linkage group LG10, Oner_Uvic_2.0, whole genome shotgun sequence:
ATTTAGATTGTTTTGGAATACTGGGGAATTGTCATTTATATCCTGTATTTCGATTTCAACACGATACAGCTGTAGTGGGTTTTCAATTAAAGCCTCCAAAGGTAACAGACAATTGGGATTTCGTCCACACAGATTCTCCCTGTCTATTCTCTCACTAACAATGAGGTCACCTCTTCCCAAATCCACGCTGAAATACTGCTTATCGCCCTCCGAGGCTATCCTCAGTTTACGATCGGAAATCTCAGACACTTTCAAACCCAGATCCATTGCTATATTCCCAATAACGGATCCCACACTCAGCTCCTCCGGGATAGTGTAGCGCGTCTGCGCTTCTATTGTATTCCACAGAAGGGAGGAAAGCAGAAGCCCCCGCCATAGAAATACCATCTTCATTAGAATCCGCATTTCCATGAATGATGATCCCTTGGACTTCGTAAAGGTCTTGGTTTGTAATACATTTCAAGATAATCctaccaaataaaacctattattCCTATAGAATTAAACACAGTTTTATATGTCGGTCCTATCTCTCAAAATGAgcgcagctctgtctctctcagctctgtgCATTGTAAGGATTATGGTAGTCTCGGGTAGCCATACCTAAAAAAAAAAGCCTGGTTCTCGACGAGGCTGGGGTTATGGTGctgaggctgggggagggactCGATCTCTTTGTACAGTTCAGCACATGATTGGTTCACAAAACTCCAATGAATTATCATGGCGAGTATCTCAGCACTGGCAGTTAAAGAAACAGTGCTGTTATGAGcagtagtgatgtagtgatgtgtCCATTCACTCCTCAAAATTGGTGTCTGTTACTGCATTGGCCTTTATGGTTTACCTTCATGTACAATAAACAAACCAATTAATATATAAAGGCCAAAGTGTAGAAGAATGTCATTTCATGACTCCATATCATGAAAAATGAATAGCCTACACACCAAAAGTATATAGAATTGAAATGAGTAGAAGTGGTAAAACCAAGGGCCAGGAGATACAGTCATAAATGAACAACGATATAATCCGGtgattaaaaaaaacacattatAAAGTAACTGCGCTCACCTGTTGGCTCTCGAATGTCCACGCGCTGTCCGGTAAAGACGCATCAAGCACGTTTATCATCTCCTTAAAGTCTGTGGTGCTGCTGGGCTTAACGAGGGTGAAATCACTGAACTCGGACACTGGAGAGAGACACGATCTGAAGGACTGGCTCTGAGACAACATGTCCcctcccaggacctccacatactTAATAGGGCCGTCAGTGTTGAGCTGGAGCTGCAGGTTTCTGTTGGGATTCTTGTATCCGTCAGAGTCAGCCCGTCTGATACAGCAACTCGAGCTGCTCCTGCTGTTTCTAACGCATTTCACCACTAAGATGAGAAAAGTCAACAAAGACAAAACGGACACTGAGGCCAGAGAGATgatcaaataaaatgtgattttactgTTTCTCTTGCTGGGCTCGGCTGTTTTCTGACGGAAGTCCGAGATGGGCTCATGGAGCCCGTCCTCtaacactatgttgactgtgatTGTGGCGGACTGGACCGGTTCCCCATTGTCCTGTATCTCTATAAGCAGCCTCTGAGAGGAGTCATCCTGCTCTGAAACAGCGCGTTTAGTCCTCACCTCCCCTGTGTAAAGATTCACACTGAACAGAGACGAGTCTGTGGCCTCCACCAGCCTATAGGAAATCCAGGCGTTATGGCCCGAGTCTGCGTCCACTGCCGATATCTTAGTGGTCAGGTGGCCTGCTTTAGCGGACCGGGGCATCTTCTGATGGGAGACAGAGCCCATGACAGCGGAAGGGTAAATAACAGCGGGTGCATTGTCGTTCTGGTCCAGGATAAAAACATGAACCGTGACGTTGCTGCTCAAAGACGGAGAGCCGTTGTCCTTTGCCTGGACCTGTATCTGAAACACCTTCAGTTTCTCATAGTCAAACGAGTGCATGCTGAAGATGCTGCCGTTATCTGAGTTTATGTAAATATAGGAGGAGACAGACACGTCTTGTACTTTAGAGTCTAATATAGAATAGGAGATCTTTGCATTCTCACCAATGTCTGTATCAGATGCGGACACTGAGCTCATTATAGATCCCGGGGTTCCGTTTTCTTTCACATAAACACTATAGGATGTCTGGGAAAACACTGGAGGATTGTCATTGACATCTAGGATTTTCACGGTAACGGTTTTCTTTGTAGATAAAGGTGGGGACCCTGAATCAACCGCGTTAATGACAACATCATACTTCGAGAACGTCTCTCGGTCTAATGGACCGTTGGTCACCAGTGCATAATGGTTGGAAACAGAGGGCTTCAGAGTGAACGGGGAACCCCGGGACATGTTTAACTTTACTTTGCCATTCTCACCACCGTCTAAGTCTTTCGAGCTAATCAATGCAATAACCATCCCAGGGGCTGAATTCTCCGGTATTGGACTGGTCAGTGAGGTTATAATAATTTGAGGGGCATTATCATTAACATCAGCAATATTGATCTTTACACTACAGTGCCCCTCCATCTGTGGACTGCCTTTATCTTTTGCCACAATATCAAACGTATGCAAATTCGTCTGTTCATAATCAAGCTGTCCTTTGATAGTTATTTCGCCAGTATTTGAGTCAACATTAAGTAATGTCCTTATACTATCTGGGGTCTGGTCTGCAAAGAAATACTCGATCTCTCCATTTAGTCCTTCGTCAGAATCTGATGCTTTTACATTTACTATCTGATTGCCAACGGGTCTATTCTCAGCTACAGCTATTTCATAAAAAGGTCTCTCAAACTGGGGCTCATTATCATTAACATCAAGAACTATGACGGTGATTTCAGAAGTACCAGATCGTGCAGGAGTCCCTCCGTCTACAGCGGTGAGCACGAGCTTGTGAACggcctgcttctctctgtccagtgAAGTCTTCAGCACAAGTTCGGGAATTTTTTGCCCTCCCTGGGTCTTCATGTTCAACAGGAAATGGTCATTATCACTGATACTATAGGACCGTAATGAATTTGCGTCTACGTCAGGATCATGTGCACTTTCCAATGGGAATTTTGCACCTGGATTAATCACCTCAGCTATTTTCAAAATGCGTTCATTTGTAAGAAAACCTGGAGAATTATCATTTATATCCTGTATTTCGATTTCCATGCGGTGCAGCTGTAAAGGATTTTCAACTATAACCTCCAGCGGTAACAAACAAGGGACATTCTCTCCACATAAATATTCTCTGTCTATCCTTTCATTGACAACCAGCTCACCCTTTCCCAAATCCACACTGAAATACTGCTTACCAGCATCAGAAGCTATCCTCAGTTTACGGTCAAATATCTCAGATATTCCCAAACCCAGGTCCTTGGCTATATTTCCAACAACAGAACCTTCCTTTAACTCCTCAGGTATAGTGTATGCAATCTGCGCCTCTATTGTATTCCACAGGAGAACAAATGGATAAATCCATAACACTTGCCACCTCAAATGGCCTCGAATCCTCATTGTCCTTTGTTCCATCGAACCTCCTTTTCACAGTAAATCCTCACCATCACAAAATATAAAAACTGAAGTTATTCGTCTTGAATACACATTTCCCAAAAATGCAAGCAGACCTTCTTTTGTTTCCATTCAGTTCAAGTGTAGCCCCCAGATCTGAGCATTGTAGGCTACGGGATGTAATGCtgagtctgaggggagggagtagATCCCTTTGTCTGGCTCAGCTCAGTATTGGTGCAGAGAACCCTCTTGATATAACCAATCACAAACGTAGAGTATCTTAAAGGTGCAGTCTATTCCTTCACTACGAGTAGAATGCTTAAAATACAGAAACAGATACTCAGTATTTATTTACAGGTGTCACATTTTACTTTGATTGAAAAGTAGTAAATATGCTACTGTACAAAATAAACGTGGTAATtcactaaataaataaataaataaatagcgcCCCCCAAAAATGCTAATATTAGCCTATAGCCTATTCTTATTATTATTACCCAATAATCATAAAAGCACTGTATCACTTCAAGCCCTCCGTTTACTGTACTCTTTCTGCCGTCATGTGGCAATGAGAGGGAAGCACAGCCTAGTGGTGTTCTCATAGTCTGTCATGAGGAGCAGGGAGCcagtctctctcatcccctctcacacacacatctctaatCACAGTAGCATGCTCAGCACGAGCAGAAGGGGGAGTAACGGGCTGGGAGTGAAAGGATCGCGAGAGGCGAAAGTAAAAGGGAATAGAGGTTTGACGCACACGTACACGttcacacgtacgcacacacgcacgtacacacggTTTAGTAGCGTGTATTTACATAGTAGCCtacatattttattattttactaaTTTGCTGTGTAACTGACCGAGGAAGCCTTTAGGCTAGGTCTATATGTCTGACCGCCACAATAGCAATTCGCCCACACTGATTTTTATCGACAGCAGGCGACAACCGTGGGGCATAGATTAACTAAATATCCCTAGCAACCGAGGGTGCTCTAATAGGTCGTCGTCAATAAAACGTCACACAATAAGGTGCAGAGCGTTCGATTTGCCACCATGGAGATCCCCAGCTccgctaaaaccattgacaactgCCTTCCGTTTTCAAGtgattgttaaataaatgttaactgTTTGGTTGTAATATCATCACCTCTTGAAGTGCCTAGTCAGAATGTGCCCAATTCTTTTTTTATTCCTTGATTGAGCACATTTAGCTCGATCATCAGATTTATACAGCAGTAAATACATGCTTTTCATGATCAGTAAAAATCAATTGATCATGTAATTTCAGATAAGTGAGCGTAGCCTCAGGATATCTCTCAATATTGGCCACCATTAAGTGGATATTTTAGTGATATAGAACAAAAGTGACCTGTACCTGACAAGTACGAGTGGTTTAGGTTCATTTCCAATCCTTTGTGGGCTCTACCTGTCAAGCAGCAGAAGGGCGCATTTACCAATGTACTGTTAGCTGATCATGTGTACTTTGCAAGCTACAAATATAAACGGTGTACATTGGCGTAAAGATGTAGACCTAATGTAAACCTAATGCAGCTCGTTCTCCAACCAACGTAGGGCCTGCCCAGCgaagttagctaacattatctTCTGTTCAATGTTGTTTCTAAGTGTTTCATCGTGATTACTGCTTACAGACATGGCAGGTTATATTGAATGATGGACAAGTTGGCGAACTTTCAGTGGATAAACTAGATGGCTATGTTTTCTTGCCATCTATAGTGGTGATGACAGTAGTCCGACTGACAACTTTACCAGGAAGAGGACTTGCCGATTTCAAGCTCTTTCCATGTGTCTGGAAATACATAATCAATAGATTTTTTACTGATCATGAAAAGCATACAGTTACCTGCTGCATAACTTCGATGAAAGAGAATAATCTGAAATGTGTAGGTCTGACTAGGCACTTCAAGACGTGATGATATTAAAACCAAATAGTTGATTTAACAATCACTTGCAAACGGCACGTAGTTGTCAATAGTTTTAGAGGAGCTGGAGGTCTCCGTTCCCCCACCAGTCAAATCGAACGCTCTGCACCATATTGTGACGTTTTATTGATAACGACCTATTACAGCGTTAGATGAAAATAAAGGTTTAATCATGAATCATGCTTATAATCATATCACAGTGTTATATAATATGGGCCAGGTCGACAATATATAAATACAGTCGTATTTCATCACGATGATCAGTGGCACAGTATGGCCCACTTGTGCAGCAAGAGATTATCCAATCCCTGAAAAGCAGAGGAGACCACGCGCGCTGCACAGAGAGGACCATTTCAGCACCACGCGGGTGGACAGCGCCACACAGGCGGAGAGCTCACTCTGGTGCATGCGGCAGACAATAGGCAGCACGAGAATGGCATAAACAATGGGTGCTTGTTTCCCTTCACTAGAAAGGGAAACAGGAGCTATGTGAACAGACATTTCCTCAGATAAAAACCTGGGTAGCATTTCAAGAGGTAGAACAGTCACCGAAATGCACTGAAACCGCTTTGTTCGAGAAACTGTGTATAAAAGTCTGCATTTCATTCTGCTGTTTGTCATGTGACCAGGCACTCCTTTATCATTCATGAGTTGGGCCTCAATAGATGAATAAGTCAACAAGATGTAAAGCCCTTTTCTAAGGTCCATGAAAATAATGATTGCAGCAATTATAAATGTGTGCGATTCACCCAAAGGAAGAGATGTGACCAATACAAGTACCAACATATTCATTATAGATGTATTTAGATATTTTTCATACACAGCTCATGGGAATGTTATTTTACCCTTTGTTATCACTGAGATATTTCAATGGCAAGCATTGGAATCATAAATAATACAACGTCAAAAATCTGTATAACTGGCTGTGACATATGATGAACAATGCTGATCTGTCCCTTTACCTATGCTACATGTGTGTTGAACATGATCCTCTTCAAGGTTACATTGGACTAAGTGCatacacaagtgtgtgtgtgtgtgtgtgtgtgtgtgtgtgtgtgtgtaagtgcttgtgtgtgagagagagagagagagagagagagagagagagagagagattttatgTGGTTTGATATAGCTTGACAGATAGATAGATTACAGATCGGTAGGATACAGATTGGTAGTATAAATTGGCAGGTAAAAAAGGAGATGAAGTTGATCTTACCTTGTTTTGAGAAACACAGAGGGAGCAGATGCAGTGACGACatggaaaagagagaaaagaaagacatATTCTCATTAGATTAGGACAAGGACTGTACTCACAGCACACAGAGACATACTTATCAAAACAGAAAAAGAGTTTCGATACAGACCAATCTGATGCATGTTCACCACAGTCACTTAGCATGACCACAGTCACTTAGCATGACCACTGTGTTGTATATCATTCTGTGCATCTGCAGTGTGGGTTTGATGTGTGCAACAACCATAGCATTACACTGGTGTTTTCTTAATGTTCTCCTTATGCTTCATGAGTAGGGCCCTGAGGttttcctggtcaggtccctTCATCAGGGAAAACTCTGGGCCCTATAATCATAAGGTCGGTGCCAGacctcactggggccaagcttcctgacatccaggacctctataccaggcggtgtcagacgaAGGCCCaaataattgtcaaagactccagtcacccaagtcctagactgttctctctgctactgcaaggcaagcggtactggagggCAGAGTCTACGACCAAAAGGTTCCTTAACAACTTCTTAcagctactcgctgtttattatctatgcatagtcactttacacatTTCCTtgcctaacctgtaccccacacattgactcggtaccagtacacCTTGTAGCCTCGTTTTTCACTttatattattttgacatttttttcttaactgtgtttcttgaactgcattgttggttaagggcttgtaaagtaagcatttcactgtaaggtctactacacctgttgtattcggcacatgtgacaaatacaatttgatttgaccacCAGGGGAACACAAGCAGGTTTACCATCACCAACAAAACATGTTTGTTATTACCAAACACAAAATATAGGCACTATGTCACTAAATCCTTCATATTTTTCTTATTGTTTTACTGTGCTTGGTCTCTACAACAGTTAAGACATGGTTAGATCTGCAAGAGTGTTGACATCCCTATATTTCACGTGTAAACAAGGAAGAGTACGATTTTTCACATTGTTCTTATCTTTATTATCACAATCTTCACAAACACCAGCAACGATATCATCTTCCCTGACAGTAGGAAACCAACGTTACACACATCATCTCCCCAGACAAAGAGATTCAGACAAAAATAATACAGCCAGGTTTCCCCTTCCTGCTGGCCCTGCCCTGCCAAGCCCCACTGCGGCTCAGTGAAGACTTAAACATAGTCCAAGTCAGGGGtccctttcctctgtctctgcaCTGTAATACAGTGCCGTCTGCTCAAACCTCCATACATTAAGCTGTCGCTGCGTGGAACTTCTGAGGGAATGGTGCAGTCTTCAGTGTGACTCAGCCAGTCATGAAAATGAATGTGTGGAATGTTTCTGTGTCGGTGGGGAAGGGTGGGTGGGAAACTGCAAGCTGTCTGAAAATCATGCACAGAGAAACACATTTGTTTTGAATGAATGCTGGAAAGGGAAAGGTATAGGCTACTGTGCAAATGAAGTATTGATGTGCTGTGTGCATTGTATGTTCATAGCTCAAGATGAGCAGAGCACACTTTCTGTTATTACAGATAGGGAAAACCCAAAGCCAGGAGTGTAAAGCCAAAGGGCTACTTATCAAACACAGTCTCTGTTAAGAGAGGGTCTTACTGTGGGAAGTGttctataaaaaaatatttattccATAGCCTCACTGTATAAAGCTGTGGTGTTGAACCAATCTAGAGGGCCATAGATACTGACGTGacatttttatttgttatttttttatttcacctttatttaaccaggtaggcaagttgagaacaagttctcatttacaactgcgacctggccaagataaagcaaagcagttcgacacgtacaacaacacagagttacacatggagtaaaacaaacatacagtcaataatacagtagaaaaatgagtctatatacaatgtgagcaaatgaggtgagataagggaggtaaaggcaaaaaaggccatggtggcgaagtaaataaaatatagcaagtttaaaaaaatatatatatatatatatatatatatatatatatatatatatatacactggaatggtagatttgcagtggaagaatgtgcaaagtagagagagaaataatgggggtgcaaaggagcaaaataaataaatacagtagggggagaggtagttgtttgggctaaattatagatgggctatgtacaggtgcagtaatctgtgagctgctctgacagctggtgcttaaagctagtgagggggataagtgtttccagtttcagagatttttgcagtccgttccagtcattggcagcagagaactggaaggcgaggcggccaaagtaagaattggttttgggggtgaccagagagatatacctgctggagcgcgtgttgcaggtgggtgctgctatggtgaccagcgaggtgagataagggggactttacctagcagggtcttgtagatgacctggagccagtgggtttgaagcgagggccagccaacgagagcgtacaggtcgcagtggtgggtagtatatggggctttggtgacaaaacggatggcactgtgatagactgcatcagctgactggatttgggagaggagaaatggggaaggcttgggcaagttactgtggggggtgcagtgctgtttaccagggtaggggtagccaggtggaaagtatagccagctgtagaaaaatgcttattgaaattctcaatgatAGTGTATTTatcggtagtgacagtgtttcctagcctcagtgcaatgggcagctgggaggaggtgttcttattctccaagaactttacagtgtcccagaacttttttgagttagtgttgcaggaagcaaatttctgcttgaaaaagctagccttggcttttctaactgcctgtgtgtattggtttctggcttccctgaaaagttgcatatcacgggggctgtttgatgctaatgcagaacgccataagATGTtcttgtgttggttaagggcagtcaggtctggagagaacgaGGGGCTAtacctgttcctggttctacatttcttgaatggggcatgcttatataagatggtgaggaaggcatttaaaaaaaaaaaacaggcatcctctactgaggggatgaggtcaatgtccttccaggatactcccgccaggtcgattagaaaggcctgctcgctgaagtgtttcagtgagcgtttgacagtgatgagtggaggtcgtttgaccgctgacccattacggatgcaggcaatgaggcagtgattgctgagatcttggttgaagacagcagaggtgtatttagagggcaagttggttaggatgatatctatgagggtgcccgtgtttacggctttggggtggtacctggtaggttcattgataatttgtgtgagattgagggcatcaagcttagattgtaggatggctggggtgttaagcatgttccagtttaggttgcctagcagcacaagctctgaagatagatggggggcaatcagttcgcatatggtgtccagagcacagctgggggcagagggtggtctatagcatgtggcaacagtgagagacttgtttttagagaggtggatttttaaaagtagaagttcaaattgtttgggtacagacctggataataggacagaactctgcaggctatctctgcagtagattgcaacaccgccccctttggccgttctatcttgtctgaaaatgttgtagttcggaatggagatttcagaatttttggtggtcttcctaaaccaggattcagacacagctagaacatccgggttggcagagtgtgctaaagcagtgaataaaacaagcttagggaggaggcttctcatgttaacatgcatgaaaccaaggctattgcggttacagaagtcatcaaaagagagcgcctctggaataggagtggagctaggcactgcagggcctggattcacctctatatcaccagaggaacagaggagtaggataagggtacggctaaaagctatgagaattggtcgtttagaacgtccggaacagagagtaaaaggaggtttctgggggcgataaaatagcttcaaggtataatgtacagacaaaagtatggtaggatgtgaatacagtggaggtaaacctaggtattgagtgatgatgagagagatattgtctctagaaacataattgaaacctggtgatgtcatcgcatgtgtgggtggtggaactgaaaggttggataagatattatgagcagggctagaggctctacagtgaaataagccaatacacactaaccagaacagcaatggacaaggcatattgacattaaggagaggcatgcttagtcaaatgatcataagggtccagttagtagtgaggttggttggggtaacggcgattcagacagctagccaggccatcggtagcaagctagcataggatggaggatGTTTTTAGCCACTTCGTGCGTTTCCGTTAGTAGGTTAGTGGGGTTCCTATTTTgccaatccaattggcaaaatagatatagttatagtgacccaagaaaaatAGTCAGAGAGACCTATTctgatagcagccgataagatagctaacgattagcgggctGCAGATGGCCGTTTAGGTAACGACGTGACGGAGGagccagttggataactccctcgtGCAGATAaagtcggtagtccagtcgtgaaggcccggtggggctcagCATCGGCAGTAAAACAGGTCCGGATAGGTGATAATGGCCCAGGAGTggttgatggaactcttcagctggctaacTCCAGGATAATTGAAGTTTGCTCCGGGACCGACGTAAGACAATAGTCCCACGGGTAGCAGCTAGCTAACTGcgagatccaggtgtaaatgttCAGAGCATTTGGTTGAAATcctgggatatggagagaaaaatagctCCGGTATATTCTGGTctgagtcgcgttgtacaaaactggcgatagcttttcgagctaaaggatagctgatgaccatcaACCGTGGTTAGCTAAGtactaacgttagccagtaaactggctagcttctggctagcttttgGCTAGCTTATGGTTAGCTCCTGGTTAGCTcctggttagcttctggctagcttttggctagcttctggttagctcctGGTTAGTTTCTGGTTAGCTTCAGGCTAGCTTCTATTGTGGATTTCAGATTAGAGGTAAGTaatacttttttctttttttaaattggtgaggcgggttgcaggaaagtgttttgaagttgagtttttggaaaagaaaatatataaaagatgtaaatatatatatacacgggacacgacaagacgaggacaaaggactgctatgccatcttggatcaGTATGTGATACATAAGTGAGAAGCTTTTTgttacagggagagagatgaagaaagaggaaagagataaacagattgagagagagagagagagagagagagagagagagagacatgcagagagtgtttgtgtgagagagaaagagagagagagagagagagagagaggcaaagagagggagaaagagagagacagagacagacagaaagccaGACAGATAGCCagagcaagacagacagagagacagagacagacagagagagcgagagagggagagagacagacagacagagagatgtttaGAAATGACTCTGTGACACTTTGTGGGTTTATGTGATAATATGCAGGACAGAAGCTAGTGCCAATGTGAAATATGCGTCCCACAGCCTTCATACTGCTGCATGATGCACAACAATGCCTTGCCCCCTCCCACTGCCTCCACGCTGTGTGCTCAATTACAACCTGCTAAACAGACACATAAAGGACACACTGACAACATCCATGTCTGACATGGACAAGTGAGTGCTTGAGATTGgggaagagacaaagagagaggcaaAAGGTTGGTTACATGGGTATAAACTACACTGTGACTGTATAGTACAGGTGTAAGCCTACCTTTGTGTAAATACATAATGTGTGCACTCACTACtgtgagtcgctctggataagtgtctgctgaatgactaaaatgtcatgcAATGGGGCTAAGACAGAGTGGTTGATGGGTAGTTACAGAGGCATCAGAATGGAACACAACTAAGCTGTCCCATCGCTCTCAAACGTAACAGGAAATAGAGAGGAGGCCGCTCAAACTGGGTCAGTGTTGTGTTGCAAGCAGTTGTCATGCCAGTGCAGTGAGACTCAGGGCAAAAATAATTCAGTGCTTCTGGATCAAATGAGTCCAGCCAACTTCTTGCCTTCATGACATGTTGTGTAACTACAGGGCTACACTGGCTTTTTACAAATACACG
This window contains:
- the LOC115135691 gene encoding protocadherin gamma-C5-like isoform X32, producing MEQRTMRIRGHLRWQVLWIYPFVLLWNTIEAQIAYTIPEELKEGSVVGNIAKDLGLGISEIFDRKLRIASDAGKQYFSVDLGKGELVVNERIDREYLCGENVPCLLPLEVIVENPLQLHRMEIEIQDINDNSPGFLTNERILKIAEVINPGAKFPLESAHDPDVDANSLRSYSISDNDHFLLNMKTQGGQKIPELVLKTSLDREKQAVHKLVLTAVDGGTPARSGTSEITVIVLDVNDNEPQFERPFYEIAVAENRPVGNQIVNVKASDSDEGLNGEIEYFFADQTPDSIRTLLNVDSNTGEITIKGQLDYEQTNLHTFDIVAKDKGSPQMEGHCSVKINIADVNDNAPQIIITSLTSPIPENSAPGMVIALISSKDLDGGENGKVKLNMSRGSPFTLKPSVSNHYALVTNGPLDRETFSKYDVVINAVDSGSPPLSTKKTVTVKILDVNDNPPVFSQTSYSVYVKENGTPGSIMSSVSASDTDIGENAKISYSILDSKVQDVSVSSYIYINSDNGSIFSMHSFDYEKLKVFQIQVQAKDNGSPSLSSNVTVHVFILDQNDNAPAVIYPSAVMGSVSHQKMPRSAKAGHLTTKISAVDADSGHNAWISYRLVEATDSSLFSVNLYTGEVRTKRAVSEQDDSSQRLLIEIQDNGEPVQSATITVNIVLEDGLHEPISDFRQKTAEPSKRNSKITFYLIISLASVSVLSLLTFLILVVKCVRNSRSSSSCCIRRADSDGYKNPNRNLQLQLNTDGPIKYVEVLGGDMLSQSQSFRSCLSPVSEFSDFTLVKPSSTTDFKEMINVLDASLPDSAWTFESQQQKPPNNDWRFTQQGQRPGPSGAGPHPEGAGGAIVGTGPWPNPPTEAEQLQALMAAANEVSEATATLGPRYNAQFPMQHVPDYRQNVYIPGSTATLTANPQQMMPQPALQGPPQAMPQVDVPNAAQTPASKKKSTKKDKK
- the LOC115135691 gene encoding protocadherin gamma-C5-like isoform X2; the protein is MEQRTMRIRGHLRWQVLWIYPFVLLWNTIEAQIAYTIPEELKEGSVVGNIAKDLGLGISEIFDRKLRIASDAGKQYFSVDLGKGELVVNERIDREYLCGENVPCLLPLEVIVENPLQLHRMEIEIQDINDNSPGFLTNERILKIAEVINPGAKFPLESAHDPDVDANSLRSYSISDNDHFLLNMKTQGGQKIPELVLKTSLDREKQAVHKLVLTAVDGGTPARSGTSEITVIVLDVNDNEPQFERPFYEIAVAENRPVGNQIVNVKASDSDEGLNGEIEYFFADQTPDSIRTLLNVDSNTGEITIKGQLDYEQTNLHTFDIVAKDKGSPQMEGHCSVKINIADVNDNAPQIIITSLTSPIPENSAPGMVIALISSKDLDGGENGKVKLNMSRGSPFTLKPSVSNHYALVTNGPLDRETFSKYDVVINAVDSGSPPLSTKKTVTVKILDVNDNPPVFSQTSYSVYVKENGTPGSIMSSVSASDTDIGENAKISYSILDSKVQDVSVSSYIYINSDNGSIFSMHSFDYEKLKVFQIQVQAKDNGSPSLSSNVTVHVFILDQNDNAPAVIYPSAVMGSVSHQKMPRSAKAGHLTTKISAVDADSGHNAWISYRLVEATDSSLFSVNLYTGEVRTKRAVSEQDDSSQRLLIEIQDNGEPVQSATITVNIVLEDGLHEPISDFRQKTAEPSKRNSKITFYLIISLASVSVLSLLTFLILVVKCVRNSRSSSSCCIRRADSDGYKNPNRNLQLQLNTDGPIKYVEVLGGDMLSQSQSFRSCLSPVSEFSDFTLVKPSSTTDFKEMINVLDASLPDSAWTFESQQQKPPNNDWRFTQQGQRPGPSGQYRLVPHYSTQRSNNTGTTDRQNNGTYRYSTSTQQRWTPYGKARAGPHPEGAGGAIVGTGPWPNPPTEAEQLQALMAAANEVSEATATLGPRYNAQFPMQHVPDYRQNVYIPGSTATLTANPQQMMPQPALQGPPQAMPQVDVPNAAQTPASKKKSTKKDKK